GTGCACGATGAGCGATCTGGCGGACCGACTCGGGCTTGCGATCGAGGATGGCCGCGATCTCGGTGTGGGCGTATCCGAACGCCTCGTGCAGGACGAAAACTGCGCGCTCGAGCGGGGCGAGGGTCTCCAGCACGACCAGCAAGGCCATCGAAACGGACTCGGTTTGCATTGCCGACTCGACGACGTCCGGTTCGGACTCGTGGTCGGAAACCAGAGGTTCGGGCAGCCAGGGACCCACGTAGGTCTCCTTTCGGCGACTGATCAGTTCTTGCTGGGTCAGCGCCTGGTTGACCGCGATCCGCACGAGGTACGCGCGCGGATTGCCGATCTCCTGATTGTTCAGCCGCTTGTTCTGACGGCTCCACGCCACCCAGGTCTCCTGGAGTACTTCCTCGGTATCGGCGATGCTGCCCAGCAGATTGTGCACGACGGAGAAGAGCAGCCGCCGATGCTGGACGAACACCTCGGTGGCCACGTCCGCCTGGGTCGAGTCCTCTTGTTGCGAGCGTGCCCAACTCTCAGTCATGCGATCTCCTCCTCGTGACCATGAGTCTGCCCGAACATCACCGAACGTGACATCGCTGGTTGATATGTGACGTAGATCTCATCGATGGTCGGATGCCACGTACCTAGACAACCAAGACAGGAGCGAAGGGATGTCGATTCGCCGACGGCTGGCGCGGTTCAACCGTGCCTTCGCCAACCGACTGGTCGGAGCGGTGATCACGCGACTACCGGGATTCGGCATGCTGCGCCACCGTGGCCGCCG
This portion of the Phytoactinopolyspora mesophila genome encodes:
- the sigJ gene encoding RNA polymerase sigma factor SigJ, which codes for MTESWARSQQEDSTQADVATEVFVQHRRLLFSVVHNLLGSIADTEEVLQETWVAWSRQNKRLNNQEIGNPRAYLVRIAVNQALTQQELISRRKETYVGPWLPEPLVSDHESEPDVVESAMQTESVSMALLVVLETLAPLERAVFVLHEAFGYAHTEIAAILDRKPESVRQIAHRARKHIQARRPRYETNPDTQDKVTQQFIAAALGGDLTNLVNILAPEVTLWVDGGGKGQAASRPIHGRDKVARLLAGFARRPFAGISMHYRRANGDPSILLYDGDDLWAVLVLDLTPEGDKISGIYGITNPDKLAHIASLSS